TAAGCAGCAGTATCAAGTTCGTCCGTGTCGATCTTGTAGGTGTCGACTACGGGATAGGCCAGAAGGCTTCCTATGGCCTGAGTTACAGAAGCAATAGCTTCTGCCGTAGCCGCAGGGTCAATATCCC
The DNA window shown above is from Thermovirga lienii DSM 17291 and carries:
- a CDS encoding hypothetical protein (PFAM: Protein of unknown function (DUF1659)~KEGG: aco:Amico_1742 hypothetical protein~SPTR: Putative uncharacterized protein), which translates into the protein MASYIPVQSRLNIRVQVGTDAEGKPVLANLNIRDIDPAATAEAIASVTQAIGSLLAYPVVDTYKIDTDELDTAA